In one Grus americana isolate bGruAme1 chromosome 1, bGruAme1.mat, whole genome shotgun sequence genomic region, the following are encoded:
- the LOC129201944 gene encoding 40S ribosomal protein S11, whose protein sequence is MADTQTERAYQKQPTIFQNKKRVLLGEGGKEKLPRYYKNIGLGFKTPKEAIEGTYIDKKCPFTGNVSIRGRILSGVVTKMKMQRTIVIRRDYLHYIRKYNRFEKRHKNMSVHLSPCFRDVQIGDIVTVGECRPLSKTVRFNVLKVTKAAGTKKQFQKF, encoded by the exons ATGGCGGACACGCAG ACCGAGCGGGCCTACCAGAAGCAGCCCACCATCTTCCAGAACAAGAAGCGGGTGCTGCTGGGCGAGGGTGGCAAGGAGAAGCTCCCCCGCTACTACAAAAATATCGGCCTGGGCTTCAAGACTCCCAAGGAG GCGATCGAGGGCACCTACATCGACAAGAAGTGTCCCTTCACTGGTAATGTCTCTATCCGTGGCCGAATCCTGTCAG GTGTGGTTACCAAGATGAAGATGCAGCGCACCATCGTCATCCGCCGGGACTACCTGCATTACATCCGCAAGTACAACCGCTTCGAGAAGCGCCACAAGAACATGTCTGTGCACCTCTCCCCCTGCTTCAG GGACGTCCAGATCGGGGACATTGTCACCGTGGGAGAGTGTCGTCCCCTCAGCAAGACGGTCCGGTTCAATGTCCTCAAAGTCACGAAGGCTGCTGGTACCAAGAAGCAGTTccagaagttttaa